The Stenotrophomonas rhizophila genome has a window encoding:
- the rpsJ gene encoding 30S ribosomal protein S10: MADQKIRIRLKAFDHRLIDRSASEIVETAKRTGAQVRGPIPLPTKIERYTILVSPHVDKDARDQYETRTHKRVLDIVDPNDKTVDALMKLELAAGVDVQIKLT, encoded by the coding sequence ATGGCGGACCAAAAGATCCGGATTCGGTTGAAGGCGTTCGATCATCGTTTGATCGACCGTTCGGCCAGCGAGATCGTTGAAACGGCAAAGCGGACCGGCGCGCAAGTGCGTGGCCCGATCCCGCTGCCGACCAAGATCGAGCGTTACACCATTCTCGTCTCGCCGCACGTCGACAAGGACGCGCGTGACCAGTACGAGACCCGCACGCACAAGCGCGTGCTCGACATCGTCGACCCCAACGACAAGACCGTGGACGCGCTGATGAAGCTCGAACTGGCTGCCGGCGTCGACGTTCAGATCAAGCTGACCTGA
- the rplB gene encoding 50S ribosomal protein L2 — MPLMKFKPTSPGRRSAVRVVTPDLHKGAPHAALLEPKSNTGGRNHHGRITTRHVGGGHKQHYRLIDFKRNKEGIPARVERIEYDPNRTAHIALLCYVDGERRYIIAPKGLKAGDQVIAGSDAPIKTGNTLPLRNIPVGTTVHGIELKPGKGAQIARAAGAAVQLVAREGVFATLRLRSGEMRKVPVECRATIGEVGNDEHNLEKLGKAGAKRWRGVRPTVRGAAMNPVDHPHGGGEAKAGQGNPHPVTPWGVPTKGYKTRKNKRTQQFIVRDRRG, encoded by the coding sequence ATGCCATTGATGAAATTCAAGCCCACTTCCCCCGGCCGCCGTTCGGCCGTGCGCGTGGTTACGCCCGATCTGCACAAGGGCGCACCGCACGCAGCGTTGCTGGAGCCGAAGAGCAATACCGGTGGTCGTAACCACCACGGTCGCATCACCACCCGTCACGTGGGCGGTGGTCACAAGCAGCATTACCGTCTGATTGACTTCAAGCGCAACAAGGAAGGCATTCCGGCGCGCGTGGAACGCATCGAATACGATCCGAACCGCACCGCCCATATCGCCCTGCTGTGCTACGTCGACGGCGAGCGCCGCTACATCATCGCACCGAAGGGCCTGAAGGCCGGTGACCAGGTGATCGCGGGTTCGGATGCGCCGATCAAGACCGGCAACACCCTGCCGCTGCGCAACATCCCGGTTGGTACCACTGTCCACGGCATCGAACTGAAGCCGGGCAAGGGTGCCCAGATCGCGCGTGCCGCCGGCGCTGCCGTGCAGCTCGTCGCTCGTGAAGGCGTCTTCGCCACCCTGCGCCTGCGCTCGGGTGAAATGCGCAAGGTGCCGGTCGAGTGCCGCGCAACGATCGGTGAAGTCGGCAACGACGAACACAACCTGGAAAAGCTGGGCAAGGCTGGCGCCAAGCGCTGGCGCGGTGTCCGCCCGACCGTTCGTGGTGCTGCCATGAACCCGGTTGACCACCCGCACGGTGGTGGTGAGGCGAAGGCCGGCCAGGGTAATCCGCATCCGGTCACCCCGTGGGGTGTTCCGACCAAGGGTTACAAGACGCGCAAGAACAAGCGCACCCAGCAATTCATCGTCCGCGATCGTAGGGGCTAA
- the rplV gene encoding 50S ribosomal protein L22: MEAKAILRSARISAQKARLVADQVRGLPAERAVNLLKFSDKKAAHLIKKVVESAIANAENNQGADVDELKVQTIMVDEGPTLKRFMARAKGRGTRILKRTSHITVVVGAGK; the protein is encoded by the coding sequence ATGGAAGCGAAAGCAATCCTGCGCTCCGCGCGCATCTCTGCGCAGAAAGCACGCCTGGTCGCTGACCAGGTGCGCGGCCTGCCGGCCGAGCGTGCGGTCAACCTGCTGAAGTTCTCGGACAAGAAGGCTGCCCACCTGATCAAGAAGGTGGTGGAGTCGGCTATTGCCAATGCCGAGAACAACCAGGGCGCCGACGTCGACGAGCTGAAGGTTCAGACCATCATGGTTGATGAAGGTCCGACCCTGAAGCGTTTCATGGCGCGGGCGAAAGGCCGCGGCACCCGCATCCTCAAGCGCACCAGCCACATCACTGTGGTTGTGGGCGCCGGCAAGTAA
- the rpsL gene encoding 30S ribosomal protein S12 translates to MATINQLVRKPRQATTYKSASPALEKCPQRRGVCTRVYTTTPKKPNSALRKVAKVRLTNQEEVISYIGGEGHNLQEHSVVLIRGGRVKDLPGVRYHTVRGSLDASGVAKRRQGRSKYGAKRPKS, encoded by the coding sequence ATGGCGACGATCAATCAGCTTGTCCGCAAGCCGCGGCAGGCAACCACTTACAAGAGCGCCTCCCCGGCTCTTGAAAAGTGCCCCCAGCGCCGTGGCGTCTGCACGCGCGTGTACACCACCACCCCGAAGAAGCCGAACTCGGCGCTCCGCAAGGTTGCCAAGGTCCGCCTGACCAACCAGGAAGAGGTCATCAGCTACATCGGTGGCGAAGGCCACAACCTGCAGGAGCACTCCGTGGTCCTCATCCGTGGCGGTCGCGTCAAGGACCTGCCGGGTGTGCGTTACCACACCGTGCGTGGCTCGCTGGACGCCTCGGGCGTTGCCAAGCGTCGCCAGGGCCGTTCCAAGTACGGCGCCAAGCGTCCGAAGAGCTAA
- the rpsQ gene encoding 30S ribosomal protein S17: MSDNTENKQLRTVEGRVVSNKMDKTVTVLVERQVKHALYGKYLRRSTKLHAHDADNACNEGDVVRVTEIAPMSKTKNWRVVEIVTRAAQ, translated from the coding sequence ATGAGCGACAATACTGAAAACAAGCAGCTGCGCACGGTCGAAGGCCGTGTCGTCAGCAACAAGATGGACAAGACGGTCACCGTGTTGGTGGAGCGCCAGGTCAAGCACGCGCTGTACGGCAAGTACCTGCGTCGTTCGACCAAGCTCCACGCGCACGACGCCGACAACGCCTGCAATGAAGGCGATGTCGTCCGCGTGACCGAAATTGCTCCGATGTCCAAGACCAAGAACTGGCGCGTGGTGGAAATTGTCACCCGTGCGGCTCAATAA
- the rpsS gene encoding 30S ribosomal protein S19, with the protein MARSLKKGPFVDHHLVKKVEAAAGSKKPIKTWSRRSMILPEMVGITIAVHNGKNHVPVLVNENMVGHKLGEFAITRTFKGHGGDKKSGK; encoded by the coding sequence ATGGCACGTTCACTCAAGAAGGGCCCGTTCGTCGATCACCACCTCGTCAAGAAGGTGGAGGCCGCTGCGGGTAGCAAGAAGCCGATCAAGACCTGGTCGCGCCGTTCGATGATCCTGCCGGAAATGGTAGGCATCACCATCGCCGTTCATAACGGTAAGAACCACGTTCCGGTGCTCGTCAACGAGAACATGGTCGGCCACAAGCTCGGCGAATTTGCCATCACCCGGACCTTCAAGGGTCACGGTGGTGACAAGAAGTCGGGCAAGTAA
- the rplN gene encoding 50S ribosomal protein L14, with protein sequence MIQMQSYLEVADNSGAKEVMCIKVLGGSKRRYAHIGDIIKVTVKDAIPRGKVKKGEVFDAVVVRTRKGVRRADGSLIRFDTNAAVLLNNKQEPIGTRIFGPVTRELRSEKFMKIVSLAPEVL encoded by the coding sequence ATGATCCAGATGCAGAGCTACCTCGAGGTCGCGGACAATTCCGGTGCCAAGGAAGTGATGTGCATCAAGGTGCTGGGCGGCTCCAAGCGTCGCTACGCACACATCGGTGACATCATCAAGGTCACCGTGAAGGATGCAATTCCGCGCGGCAAGGTCAAGAAGGGTGAAGTGTTCGACGCCGTCGTGGTGCGTACCCGCAAGGGTGTGCGTCGCGCCGATGGCTCGCTGATCCGTTTCGACACCAATGCCGCGGTCCTGCTCAACAACAAGCAAGAGCCGATCGGCACCCGCATCTTCGGGCCGGTGACCCGTGAACTTCGTTCCGAGAAGTTCATGAAGATCGTCTCGCTCGCTCCCGAAGTGCTGTGA
- the rplW gene encoding 50S ribosomal protein L23 yields the protein MNSNEKIFSVLRAPRVSEKTARLQEHSNQYVFEISNEATKADVKAAVEQLFDVKVEAVNVLNVKGKNKSFRNRTGRRGDWRKAYVRLADGQSIDVTAKA from the coding sequence ATGAACAGCAACGAAAAAATCTTCAGCGTGCTGCGTGCTCCGCGAGTCTCCGAAAAGACCGCGCGCCTGCAGGAACATTCCAACCAGTATGTCTTCGAGATCTCGAACGAAGCGACCAAGGCCGACGTGAAGGCCGCGGTAGAGCAGTTGTTCGACGTCAAGGTCGAAGCGGTCAACGTGCTGAACGTGAAGGGCAAGAACAAGTCCTTCCGTAACCGCACCGGCCGCCGCGGCGATTGGCGCAAGGCGTACGTGCGTCTCGCCGATGGCCAGTCCATCGATGTAACGGCCAAGGCCTGA
- the rplD gene encoding 50S ribosomal protein L4 encodes MELVITGSNNKVSVSDAVFGRDFSEDLVHQVVVAYRNAGRAGTKAQKTRSEVAGTTKKSKKQKGGGARHGALTAPIFVGGGVTFAAKPRSFEQKVNRKQYRAAMCAILSELNRQGRLTIVESFDVEATSTKALIAKLAGLEVGKRPLIVTEEATEHLYLSARNIPYVEVRDVQGLDPVSLVGADTVVITADAVKKVEEWLA; translated from the coding sequence ATGGAACTCGTTATCACGGGTAGCAACAACAAGGTCTCGGTCTCCGATGCCGTGTTCGGTCGCGATTTCAGCGAAGATCTGGTCCACCAGGTCGTCGTTGCCTATCGCAATGCCGGTCGCGCCGGCACCAAGGCACAGAAGACTCGTTCTGAAGTGGCTGGTACCACCAAGAAGTCGAAGAAGCAGAAGGGCGGCGGTGCGCGTCATGGCGCGCTGACGGCTCCGATCTTCGTCGGCGGCGGTGTCACCTTCGCGGCCAAGCCGCGCAGCTTCGAGCAGAAGGTCAACCGCAAGCAGTACCGTGCCGCCATGTGCGCGATCCTGTCCGAGCTGAACCGCCAGGGCCGTCTGACCATCGTGGAGTCCTTCGATGTCGAAGCGACCAGCACGAAGGCTCTGATCGCCAAGCTGGCCGGCCTGGAAGTGGGCAAGCGCCCGCTGATCGTCACCGAGGAAGCCACCGAGCACCTGTACCTGTCGGCCCGCAACATTCCCTACGTGGAAGTGCGTGACGTGCAGGGCCTGGATCCGGTGTCGCTGGTCGGTGCCGACACGGTCGTCATCACCGCTGATGCGGTCAAGAAGGTCGAGGAGTGGCTGGCATGA
- the rpsG gene encoding 30S ribosomal protein S7: MSRKGNTPQRSVLPDPKHGSETIARFINMVMLSGKKSVAEKIVYGAMDVISEKNPNSIELVQKALDNVAPSVEVKSRRVGGATYQVPVEVRSSRKMALAMRWLIDSARKRGENTMPKKLAAELLDASENRGGAIKKREETHRMAEANKAFAHYRW, translated from the coding sequence ATGTCTCGTAAAGGTAATACGCCGCAGCGCTCTGTCCTGCCGGATCCGAAGCACGGAAGTGAAACCATCGCGCGCTTCATCAACATGGTGATGCTGAGCGGCAAGAAGTCGGTCGCTGAAAAGATCGTCTATGGCGCCATGGACGTGATCAGCGAAAAGAACCCGAACTCCATCGAGCTGGTGCAGAAGGCTCTGGACAACGTGGCTCCGTCGGTCGAAGTGAAGTCCCGCCGCGTCGGCGGTGCGACCTACCAGGTGCCGGTCGAAGTGCGTTCGTCGCGCAAGATGGCCCTGGCCATGCGCTGGCTGATCGACTCCGCCCGTAAGCGTGGTGAAAACACCATGCCGAAGAAGCTGGCTGCAGAACTGCTGGATGCCTCGGAAAACCGTGGTGGCGCCATCAAGAAGCGCGAAGAAACCCACCGCATGGCCGAAGCCAACAAGGCCTTCGCCCACTACCGCTGGTGA
- the rpsC gene encoding 30S ribosomal protein S3 — protein sequence MGHKVHPIGIRLGISKDWNSKWYANKAEFAGYLAADLKVRDMLRKKLAQAGISKILIERPAKTARVTIHTARPGVVIGKRGEDIEKLRKEVSEMMGVPAHINVTEVRKPELDAQLVAESIAQQLERRIMFRRAMKRSVGNAMRLGALGIKVNVGGRLNGAEIARSEWYREGRVPLHTLRADIDYGFAEAKTTYGIIGIKVWIYKGEVFDFSQVGQEKQDDTPSRNDRNDRGDRGDRQRPAREAR from the coding sequence ATGGGTCATAAAGTTCATCCGATTGGTATCCGCCTCGGCATCTCCAAGGACTGGAACTCCAAGTGGTACGCCAACAAGGCCGAGTTTGCTGGTTATCTGGCAGCCGACCTGAAGGTGCGGGACATGCTGCGCAAGAAGCTCGCGCAGGCCGGCATCAGCAAGATCCTCATCGAACGTCCGGCGAAGACCGCCCGCGTGACGATCCACACCGCCCGTCCGGGCGTGGTGATCGGCAAGCGTGGTGAGGACATCGAGAAGCTGCGCAAGGAAGTGAGCGAAATGATGGGCGTTCCGGCGCACATCAACGTCACCGAAGTGCGCAAGCCCGAGCTGGACGCACAGCTGGTTGCCGAGTCGATCGCGCAGCAGCTGGAGCGTCGCATCATGTTCCGCCGCGCAATGAAGCGCTCGGTCGGCAACGCGATGCGCCTCGGTGCCCTGGGCATCAAGGTCAACGTCGGTGGCCGCTTGAACGGTGCTGAAATCGCCCGTTCGGAGTGGTACCGCGAAGGCCGCGTGCCGCTGCACACGCTGCGTGCCGACATCGACTATGGCTTCGCTGAAGCCAAGACGACCTACGGCATCATCGGCATCAAGGTCTGGATCTACAAGGGCGAGGTTTTCGATTTCTCCCAGGTTGGCCAGGAAAAGCAGGACGACACCCCGTCGCGCAACGATCGTAACGATCGCGGTGACCGCGGTGACCGTCAGCGCCCGGCCCGTGAAGCGAGGTAA
- the fusA gene encoding elongation factor G yields MARTTPIERYRNFGIMAHIDAGKTTTSERILFYTGKSHKIGEVHDGAATMDWMEQEQERGITIQSAATTAFWKGMDKSLPEHRFNIIDTPGHVDFTIEVERSLRVLDGAVFVLCAVGGVQPQSETVWRQANRYKVPRIAFVNKMDRTGANFTKVVGQLKAKLGATAVPMQLPIGAEEGFKGVVDLIKMKAIHWDEASQGMKFEYLEIPADMKDAADEARTFMIEAAAEASEELMEKYLGGDELTEAEIIEALRVRTLATDIVPMYCGSAFKNKGVQAMLDGVVQLLPSPIDVPDVTGTDVDDETVALSRKSDDKAPFSALAFKIITDPFVGALTFFRVYSGTLNAGDQLLNSVKGKKERIGRILQMHSNDREEIKEVLAGDIAAAVGLKDTTTGDTLCSQEHPIILERMVFPEPVISMAVEPKTKSDQEKMGLALGRLAQEDPSFRVKTDEESGQTIISGMGELHLDIIVDRMKREFNVEANVGKPQVAYRETIQLADVKSDYKHAKQSGGKGQYGHVVIELSPITAEDRADPKIAPNIKDDFLFVNDITGGVIPKEFIPSIEKGLRETITSGPLAGFPVVDVKVKLVFGSYHDVDSSEMAFKLASSMAFKQGFAKAKPVLLEPIMKVEIVTPEDYQGDVMGDVSRRRGVLQGSSTTGDGSASIINAMIPLGEMFGYATSLRSQTQGRATFTMEFDHYEPAPNNIAETVIKKS; encoded by the coding sequence GTGGCCCGCACCACTCCCATCGAGCGTTACCGCAATTTCGGCATCATGGCCCACATCGATGCCGGCAAGACCACCACGTCCGAGCGCATCCTGTTCTACACCGGCAAGAGCCACAAGATCGGTGAAGTGCACGACGGCGCCGCCACCATGGACTGGATGGAGCAGGAGCAGGAGCGTGGCATCACGATCCAGTCCGCTGCCACCACCGCGTTCTGGAAGGGCATGGACAAGTCCCTGCCGGAGCACCGCTTCAACATCATCGACACCCCCGGGCACGTCGACTTCACCATCGAAGTGGAGCGCTCGCTGCGCGTGCTCGACGGTGCGGTGTTCGTGCTGTGCGCCGTTGGTGGCGTGCAGCCGCAGTCCGAAACCGTGTGGCGCCAGGCCAACCGGTACAAGGTGCCGCGCATTGCGTTCGTCAACAAGATGGACCGCACCGGCGCCAACTTCACCAAGGTCGTTGGCCAGCTGAAGGCCAAGCTCGGCGCCACCGCCGTGCCGATGCAGCTGCCGATCGGCGCTGAAGAAGGCTTCAAGGGCGTCGTCGACCTGATCAAGATGAAGGCCATCCACTGGGATGAAGCCTCGCAGGGCATGAAGTTCGAGTACCTGGAAATCCCGGCCGACATGAAGGACGCCGCCGACGAGGCGCGCACCTTCATGATCGAAGCTGCGGCTGAAGCCAGCGAAGAGCTGATGGAAAAGTACCTGGGCGGCGACGAGCTGACCGAGGCCGAGATCATCGAAGCCCTGCGCGTGCGCACCCTGGCTACCGACATCGTGCCGATGTACTGCGGTTCGGCGTTCAAGAACAAGGGCGTGCAGGCCATGCTGGACGGCGTGGTGCAGCTGCTGCCGTCGCCGATCGACGTGCCGGACGTGACCGGTACCGACGTCGATGACGAAACCGTTGCGCTGAGCCGCAAGTCCGACGACAAGGCACCGTTCTCGGCGCTGGCCTTCAAGATCATCACCGACCCGTTCGTGGGCGCGCTGACCTTCTTCCGTGTCTACTCGGGCACGCTGAACGCCGGCGACCAGCTGCTGAACTCGGTGAAGGGCAAGAAGGAGCGCATCGGCCGCATCCTGCAGATGCACTCCAACGATCGCGAAGAGATCAAGGAAGTGCTGGCCGGTGACATCGCCGCCGCCGTGGGCCTGAAGGACACCACCACCGGTGACACCCTGTGCTCGCAGGAGCACCCGATCATCCTGGAGCGCATGGTGTTCCCGGAGCCGGTCATCTCGATGGCCGTCGAACCGAAGACCAAGTCGGACCAGGAAAAGATGGGCCTGGCCCTGGGCCGTCTGGCACAGGAAGATCCGTCGTTCCGCGTCAAGACCGACGAAGAATCCGGCCAGACCATCATCTCGGGCATGGGCGAGCTGCACCTGGACATCATCGTTGACCGCATGAAGCGCGAGTTCAACGTTGAAGCCAACGTCGGCAAGCCGCAGGTGGCCTACCGCGAAACCATCCAGCTGGCCGACGTGAAGTCGGATTACAAGCACGCCAAGCAGTCCGGTGGTAAGGGTCAGTACGGTCACGTCGTGATCGAGCTGTCGCCGATCACCGCTGAAGACCGTGCCGATCCGAAGATCGCGCCGAACATCAAGGACGATTTCCTGTTCGTCAACGACATCACCGGTGGCGTGATTCCGAAGGAATTCATTCCGTCGATCGAAAAGGGCCTGCGCGAAACCATCACCAGCGGTCCGCTGGCTGGCTTCCCGGTCGTGGACGTGAAGGTGAAGCTGGTGTTCGGCTCCTACCATGACGTCGACTCCTCGGAAATGGCGTTCAAGCTGGCTTCGTCGATGGCCTTCAAGCAGGGCTTCGCCAAGGCCAAGCCGGTCCTGCTCGAGCCGATCATGAAGGTCGAGATCGTGACCCCGGAGGATTACCAGGGTGACGTGATGGGCGACGTGAGCCGCCGTCGTGGCGTGCTGCAGGGTTCGAGCACCACCGGTGACGGTTCGGCCAGCATCATCAACGCGATGATCCCGCTGGGTGAAATGTTCGGTTACGCCACCTCGCTGCGTTCGCAGACCCAGGGTCGCGCGACGTTCACGATGGAATTCGACCACTACGAGCCGGCGCCGAACAACATCGCCGAAACCGTGATCAAGAAGTCCTGA
- the rplX gene encoding 50S ribosomal protein L24 translates to MANRIKKGDQVVVNTGKDKGKQGEVVRVDGDRVIVANVNIVKRHTKPNPQAGVAGGVVEREASIHISNVNVLNPASGKGERVGFKVLEDGRKLRVFRSSGEALDA, encoded by the coding sequence ATGGCTAACCGTATCAAGAAGGGCGACCAGGTCGTCGTCAACACCGGCAAGGACAAGGGCAAGCAGGGCGAAGTCGTCCGCGTCGACGGCGATCGTGTGATCGTCGCCAACGTGAACATCGTCAAGCGCCACACCAAGCCGAACCCGCAGGCAGGCGTTGCCGGCGGAGTGGTCGAGCGTGAAGCGTCGATCCATATCTCCAACGTGAATGTGCTCAACCCGGCTTCGGGCAAGGGCGAGCGCGTTGGCTTCAAGGTGCTGGAGGATGGACGCAAACTGCGTGTGTTCCGCTCCAGCGGTGAGGCGCTTGACGCCTGA
- the rpmC gene encoding 50S ribosomal protein L29, with amino-acid sequence MDIKQLREKSADDLKSHLVDLRKEQFSLRMQQVTGQLPKTHETRRVRREIARVKTLLGSNK; translated from the coding sequence ATGGATATCAAACAGCTTCGCGAAAAGTCGGCTGACGACCTGAAGTCCCATTTGGTTGACCTGCGTAAGGAGCAGTTCTCGCTCCGCATGCAGCAGGTCACCGGGCAGCTGCCGAAGACTCACGAAACCCGCCGGGTCCGCCGCGAGATTGCTCGCGTCAAGACCCTGCTCGGCAGCAACAAGTAA
- the tuf gene encoding elongation factor Tu has protein sequence MAKGKFERTKPHVNVGTIGHVDHGKTTLTAALTKIGAERFGGEFKDYSAIDAAPEEKARGITISTAHVEYESTERHYAHVDCPGHADYVKNMITGAAQMDGAILVCSAADGPMPQTREHILLSRQVGVPYIVVFLNKADMVDDAELLELVEMEVRELLSKYDFPGDDTPIISGSARLALEGDQSEIGVPAIIKLVEALDTWIPLPERDVDKTFLMPVEDVFSISGRGTVVTGRIERGVIKVGEEIEIVGIRDTQKTTVTGVEMFRKLLDQGQAGDNAGLLLRGTKRDDVQRGQVLCKPGSIKPHTEFEGEVYVLSKDEGGRHTPFFNGYRPQFYFRTTDITGAAKLPEGVEMVMPGDNVKMVVTLINPVAMDEGLRFAIREGGRTVGAGVVSKIIK, from the coding sequence ATGGCAAAGGGTAAGTTCGAGCGCACCAAGCCGCACGTCAACGTCGGCACCATCGGTCACGTCGATCATGGCAAGACCACGCTGACTGCTGCGCTGACCAAGATCGGCGCAGAGCGCTTCGGTGGCGAATTCAAGGATTACTCCGCGATCGACGCCGCGCCGGAAGAAAAGGCGCGTGGCATCACGATCTCGACCGCACACGTCGAATACGAATCCACCGAGCGTCACTACGCCCACGTCGATTGCCCGGGCCATGCTGACTACGTCAAGAACATGATCACCGGTGCTGCCCAGATGGACGGCGCGATCCTGGTCTGTTCGGCTGCTGACGGCCCGATGCCGCAGACCCGCGAGCACATCCTGCTGTCGCGTCAGGTCGGCGTGCCGTACATCGTCGTGTTCCTGAACAAGGCCGACATGGTGGACGACGCCGAGCTGCTGGAACTGGTCGAAATGGAAGTCCGCGAGCTGCTGAGCAAGTACGACTTCCCGGGCGACGACACCCCGATCATCTCGGGCTCGGCCCGTCTGGCGCTGGAAGGCGACCAGAGCGAGATCGGCGTGCCGGCCATCATCAAGCTGGTCGAGGCGCTGGACACCTGGATCCCGCTGCCGGAACGTGACGTGGACAAGACCTTCCTGATGCCGGTGGAAGACGTGTTCTCGATCTCGGGCCGCGGCACCGTGGTGACCGGTCGTATCGAGCGCGGTGTGATCAAGGTCGGCGAAGAAATCGAAATCGTCGGTATCCGCGACACCCAGAAGACCACCGTGACCGGTGTGGAAATGTTCCGCAAGCTGCTGGACCAGGGCCAGGCAGGCGACAACGCCGGTCTGCTGCTGCGCGGCACCAAGCGTGACGACGTCCAGCGCGGCCAGGTGCTGTGCAAGCCGGGTTCGATCAAGCCGCACACCGAGTTCGAAGGCGAAGTCTACGTGCTGTCGAAGGACGAAGGCGGCCGTCACACCCCGTTCTTCAACGGCTACCGCCCGCAGTTCTACTTCCGTACCACCGACATCACTGGCGCCGCCAAGCTGCCGGAAGGCGTCGAGATGGTGATGCCGGGTGACAACGTGAAGATGGTCGTGACCCTGATCAACCCGGTCGCCATGGACGAAGGCCTGCGCTTCGCGATTCGTGAAGGCGGCCGTACCGTCGGCGCCGGCGTGGTCTCCAAGATCATCAAGTAA
- the rplC gene encoding 50S ribosomal protein L3: protein MTKKYSLGFVGRKAGMSRVFTEDGQAIPVTLIEATPNRIAQIKTVEADGYSAVQVTVGARRAALVNKPEAGHFAKAKVEAGRGLWEFRVEDAQLGDFAVGGEVKADIFEVGQKVDVQGVTKGKGFQGTIKRYNFRMGDATHGNSLSHRAPGSLGQRQTPGRVFPGKKMSGHMGAVQQSTQNLEVVKVDVERGLIAIRGAVPGAAGGDVIVRPASKA from the coding sequence ATGACGAAGAAATATTCGTTGGGCTTCGTGGGCCGCAAGGCTGGCATGAGCCGCGTGTTCACCGAAGATGGCCAGGCCATCCCGGTGACCCTGATTGAAGCTACCCCGAACCGCATCGCGCAGATCAAGACCGTCGAGGCTGACGGCTACAGCGCCGTGCAGGTGACCGTCGGCGCGCGTCGCGCTGCCCTGGTCAACAAGCCGGAAGCCGGCCACTTCGCCAAGGCGAAGGTGGAAGCCGGTCGTGGCCTGTGGGAATTCCGCGTTGAAGACGCGCAGCTCGGCGATTTCGCCGTTGGCGGCGAAGTCAAGGCGGACATCTTTGAAGTTGGCCAGAAGGTCGACGTCCAGGGTGTCACCAAGGGTAAGGGCTTCCAGGGCACCATCAAGCGCTACAACTTCCGTATGGGCGATGCAACCCACGGTAACTCGCTGTCGCATCGCGCGCCGGGTTCGCTGGGCCAGCGCCAGACCCCGGGTCGCGTTTTCCCGGGCAAGAAGATGTCGGGCCACATGGGTGCCGTGCAGCAGAGCACGCAGAACCTGGAAGTTGTCAAGGTCGACGTCGAGCGCGGTCTGATCGCGATTCGTGGCGCCGTGCCTGGCGCTGCGGGTGGTGACGTGATCGTGCGTCCGGCTAGCAAGGCATAA
- the rplP gene encoding 50S ribosomal protein L16, with protein MLQPKRTKYRKVHKGRNDGLSWSANAVSFGEYGLKATAHGQLTARQIEAARRSISRYVKRGGKMWIRVFPDKPITKKPIEVRMGSGKGNVEYWVAQIQPGRMIYEIEGVGEDVAREAFRLAAAKLSVTTTFVTRTVM; from the coding sequence ATGTTGCAACCCAAGCGAACCAAGTACCGCAAGGTACACAAGGGCCGTAACGATGGCCTGAGCTGGAGCGCCAACGCTGTCAGCTTCGGCGAATACGGCCTGAAGGCAACCGCCCACGGTCAGCTGACCGCGCGCCAGATCGAAGCGGCCCGCCGCTCGATCAGCCGCTACGTCAAGCGCGGTGGCAAGATGTGGATCCGAGTGTTCCCCGACAAGCCGATCACCAAGAAGCCCATCGAAGTCCGAATGGGTTCTGGTAAGGGCAACGTGGAGTACTGGGTAGCCCAGATCCAGCCCGGCCGCATGATCTATGAAATTGAAGGTGTGGGTGAAGACGTGGCACGCGAGGCGTTCCGCCTGGCAGCTGCCAAGCTCTCCGTGACCACCACTTTCGTGACCCGGACGGTGATGTGA